In one window of Henckelia pumila isolate YLH828 chromosome 1, ASM3356847v2, whole genome shotgun sequence DNA:
- the LOC140889063 gene encoding ABC transporter F family member 4-like, translating into MGRKKPDEGGVNTKAKPSGKEKLSVSAMLAGMDSKPEKPKKGPSLTSTKPKPKAGPKVSSYTDDIDLPSSEEEDDEEQLELSEANKQLSRQNRSSTKTFDMAVSEKELKKREKKDMIAAQAAEFAKHEALKDDHDAFTVVIGSRASVLDGDDDADANVKDITIDNFSVAARGKELLKNASVKISHGKRYGLVGPNGKGKSTLLKLLAWRKIPVPKNIDVLLVEQEVVGDDKTALEAVVSANEELIKIREEVAYLNASAVSTGENEDDESDGADVGEKLAELYEKLQLMGSDAAEAQASKILAGLGFTKNMQGRPTRSFSGGWRMRISLARALFVQPTLLLLDEPTNHLDLRAVLWLEEYLCRWKKTLIVVSHDRDFLNTVCSEIIHLHDLKLHFYRGNFDAFESGYEQRRKEMNKKFEIYDKQIKAAKRSGSRVQQEKVKDKAKFTASKEASKNKGKSKIDEDEALPEAPQKWRDYTVEFHFPEPTELTPPLLQLIEVTFSYPNREDFKLSNVDVGIDMGTRVAIVGPNGAGKSTLLNLLAGDLVPTTGEVRRSQKLRIGRYSQHFVDLLTMDETPVQYLLRLHPDQEGLSKQEAVRAKLGKFGLPSHNHLTPIVKLSGGQKARVVFTSISMSKPHILLLDEPTNHLDMQSIDALADALDEFTGGVVLVSHDSRLISRVCEDEERSEIWVVENGTVEFFPGTFEEYKEELVKEIRAEVDD; encoded by the coding sequence ATGGGAAGGAAGAAACCAGATGAGGGTGGTGTTAATACAAAGGCTAAGCCAAGTGGTAAAGAGAAGTTATCTGTGTCCGCGATGCTTGCGGGTATGGACTCAAAACCTGAAAAACCAAAGAAAGGACCAAGCTTGACATCTACTAAGCCCAAACCAAAGGCAGGTCCAAAGGTGTCATCTTACACCGATGACATTGATCTTCCTTCCTCAGAGGAGGAAGATGATGAGGAGCAGCTGGAGCTCAGTGAGGCAAACAAACAGCTAAGTAGACAAAATAGAAGTTCTACAAAGACTTTCGATATGGCCGTCAGTGAAAAAGAGTTGAAGAAACGAGAAAAGAAGGACATGATTGCTGCTCAGGCTGCTGAATTTGCTAAACATGAGGCCCTCAAGGATGATCATGATGCTTTTACTGTTGTGATTGGCAGTCGAGCTTCTGTACTTGATGGTGATGATGATGCAGACGCCAATGTCAAAGATATAACTATTGATAACTTCTCTGTGGCTGCTCGTGGGAAAGAACTTTTGAAAAATGCGTCGGTGAAGATTTCACATGGGAAGAGGTATGGTTTGGTTGGACCCAACGGAAAGGGTAAATCTACTCTCTTGAAGCTTCTTGCTTGGAGAAAAATACCTGTACCCAAAAATATTGATGTGCTTTTGGTTGAACAAGAGGTCGTTGGTGATGATAAAACAGCCCTTGAAGCTGTTGTTTCAGCCAATGAAGAACTTATCAAAATTAGGGAAGAAGTTGCATATTTGAATGCATCTGCTGTATCCACTGGTGAGAATGAAGATGATGAGTCTGATGGGGCCGATGTGGGAGAGAAGCTTGCTGAGTTGTATGAAAAGTTGCAACTTATGGGCTCAGATGCTGCTGAGGCTCAGGCGTCTAAAATTTTAGCTGGGTTGGGTTTCACTAAAAATATGCAAGGCCGTCCTACACGTTCTTTTAGTGGTGGTTGGAGGATGAGAATTTCTTTGGCTAGGGCACTTTTTGTTCAGCCTACTCTGTTACTCTTGGATGAACCCACCAACCATCTCGACCTTAGGGCTGTTCTGTGGTTGGAGGAATACCTGTGCAGATGGAAGAAAACTCTCATCGTTGTTTCACACGATCGAGATTTTCTGAATACAGTTTGCAGTGAAATCATTCATCTCCATGACTTGAAACTCCACTTTTATCGTGGAAATTTTGATGCTTTTGAAAGTGGTTATGAACAGCGTCGCAAAGAGATGAACAAGAAGTTTGAGATTTATGACAAGCAGATAAAAGCTGCTAAGAGATCTGGGAGTCGGGTTCAGCAAGAAAAGGTAAAAGATAAAGCCAAATTTACCGCTTCCAAGGAAGCTTCTAAGAACAAGGGTAAAAGCAAGATTGACGAAGATGAGGCTCTTCCTGAGGCTCCTCAGAAATGGAGAGATTACACTGTGGAGTTTCATTTTCCTGAACCCACTGAGCTGACACCACCACTGTTGCAGCTAATTGAAGTCACTTTCAGCTATCCAAATCGAGAAGATTTCAAGCTCTCTAATGTGGATGTTGGTATTGATATGGGGACTCGTGTGGCAATTGTAGGGCCCAATGGAGCTGGGAAATCTACCCTGCTCAACCTTCTTGCTGGGGATTTGGTTCCAACAACGGGGGAAGTAAGGAGGAGTCAAAAATTGAGGATTGGTCGATACTCCCAGCATTTTGTGGATCTCTTGACGATGGATGAAACACCAGTTCAGTATCTGCTTCGCCTCCATCCCGATCAAGAGGGACTCAGCAAACAGGAGGCTGTTCGTGCGAAGCTTGGAAAGTTTGGACTTCCCAGCCACAACCATCTAACCCCAATTGTTAAATTATCCGGAGGGCAGAAAGCCCGTGTGGTTTTCACTTCCATATCCATGTCTAAGCCTCATATTCTGCTTTTAGATGAGCCAACTAATCATTTGGATATGCAAAGTATTGATGCATTAGCAGATGCACTCGATGAGTTTACTGGCGGTGTTGTCCTAGTCAGTCATGACTCTCGGCTTATATCACGTGTTTGTGAAGATGAAGAAAGAAGTGAAATATGGGTGGTGGAGAATGGAACTGTTGAGTTTTTCCCAGGCACGTTTGAGGAGTACAAGGAGgaacttgtcaaggaaatcagAGCTGAGGTTGATGATTAA